A stretch of the Ammoniphilus sp. CFH 90114 genome encodes the following:
- a CDS encoding nucleotide pyrophosphohydrolase: MEDIISKLIEFRKERDWEQFHTPKDLAISISLEASELLENFQWKDSQNTVEQNLPQIKEELADVLIYAMYLAHDLNIDIKEAIQSKIEKNKEKYPVGKAFGSNKKYSEL, translated from the coding sequence ATGGAAGACATCATCTCGAAACTCATTGAATTTCGAAAAGAACGAGATTGGGAGCAATTTCACACTCCTAAGGATCTCGCCATCTCGATTTCTTTGGAGGCAAGTGAATTGCTAGAAAACTTTCAGTGGAAGGATAGCCAAAATACGGTAGAACAGAACCTCCCACAGATCAAGGAGGAACTGGCGGACGTTCTCATCTATGCGATGTACCTTGCTCATGATCTAAATATTGATATCAAAGAAGCTATCCAAAGCAAGATAGAGAAGAACAAGGAAAAGTATCCTGTGGGTAAGGCGTTCGGCTCCAATAAGAAATATAGTGAGCTCTAA
- a CDS encoding DASS family sodium-coupled anion symporter, translated as MSTLSTDTKPQKKVLPIKGISLLLAFLALLGILMLPTPEGLPVAGHRTLAILAFAVVLWVSEAVSYPVSAVLITVLTTLLLGFGPSLEDPEKLMGTKDALTLVLSGFSNSAVILVAGALFLAAAMQSTKLDRRIALTILSKVGSRTKSILMGAILVGVALSFFVPSTTARVGAIVPIILGMVAAFGLQKDSRLAALLMIASAQAASIWNIGIKTAAAQNMVALGFMEKAFGVHITWGQWFLYAAPWSIIMSIVLYYVMLKVIPPEIESIPNGGTMVKKQLKDLGPLTQPELRLMIISITLLFLWSTEGIVHSMDTTTSTLLAVAVMLTPKIGVFSWKEAEGDIPWGTIILFAVGISLGSVLLKTKAADWMASTMFDGIGLATMSIVGIIAVLSIFNILIHLGFASATSLAAAFIPIVIALSQGLGEHTETAIGIVLIQQFVVSFGFLLPVNAPQNMLAYGTGAFTVKDFLKAGIPLTIIGYLLILLFSATYWQWIGLL; from the coding sequence ATGTCTACGTTAAGCACAGACACCAAGCCCCAAAAGAAAGTTTTACCAATAAAAGGAATATCCTTACTTCTTGCTTTCCTTGCACTCTTAGGAATTCTCATGTTGCCAACGCCTGAAGGCCTTCCCGTCGCAGGGCACCGTACGTTAGCCATTCTAGCGTTTGCCGTTGTGCTGTGGGTATCAGAGGCTGTTTCATATCCAGTCAGCGCCGTGCTCATTACGGTTTTAACCACTCTTCTGTTAGGTTTTGGGCCAAGTTTAGAAGATCCAGAGAAGCTCATGGGTACAAAGGATGCCTTAACCCTTGTCCTGTCAGGCTTCAGTAACTCTGCTGTCATCTTAGTAGCTGGTGCGCTGTTTTTAGCTGCAGCCATGCAATCTACGAAGCTGGATCGCCGAATCGCCCTCACGATTCTATCCAAGGTCGGATCACGAACAAAGAGTATCCTCATGGGAGCTATTCTTGTAGGTGTCGCTCTAAGTTTCTTTGTTCCAAGCACGACGGCACGGGTAGGCGCCATTGTTCCTATCATATTGGGTATGGTGGCAGCCTTTGGCTTACAAAAAGACAGTCGCTTAGCCGCTTTGCTCATGATTGCTTCAGCTCAAGCGGCTTCGATATGGAATATCGGTATTAAAACAGCTGCCGCTCAAAATATGGTCGCCCTTGGTTTTATGGAGAAAGCCTTTGGTGTCCACATTACGTGGGGGCAATGGTTCCTCTATGCCGCCCCTTGGTCGATCATCATGTCGATTGTCCTTTATTATGTCATGCTCAAGGTCATTCCTCCCGAAATAGAGAGTATTCCAAACGGAGGAACGATGGTGAAAAAACAGTTAAAAGATTTGGGTCCTCTCACGCAACCCGAATTAAGACTCATGATTATTTCCATTACGCTTCTGTTTCTTTGGTCTACGGAGGGTATTGTCCATTCGATGGATACGACAACCTCAACCCTTTTAGCTGTCGCTGTCATGCTCACTCCTAAAATTGGGGTGTTTAGCTGGAAGGAAGCGGAGGGGGATATCCCTTGGGGTACGATTATTCTTTTTGCGGTCGGGATCTCCCTTGGGTCGGTGCTGTTAAAAACGAAGGCAGCAGACTGGATGGCAAGTACCATGTTTGATGGAATCGGTCTAGCCACGATGTCCATTGTAGGGATTATTGCTGTGTTATCTATCTTTAATATTTTGATCCATCTTGGCTTTGCGAGCGCTACGAGTCTAGCCGCCGCCTTCATCCCCATTGTCATTGCATTATCGCAAGGATTGGGAGAACATACGGAAACAGCTATTGGGATCGTGTTGATTCAACAATTTGTAGTCAGCTTTGGATTCCTGCTACCCGTAAATGCTCCGCAAAACATGCTAGCCTATGGTACCGGGGCCTTCACGGTGAAAGACTTCCTGAAAGCGGGTATTCCACTCACGATTATTGGCTACCTGCTGATTCTATTGTTCAGCGCCACCTATTGGCAGTGGATAGGGTTACTGTAA